One region of Brachyhypopomus gauderio isolate BG-103 chromosome 9, BGAUD_0.2, whole genome shotgun sequence genomic DNA includes:
- the insm1a gene encoding insulinoma-associated protein 1a has protein sequence MPRGFLVKRNKRATPVSYRIRCEEDEQVPHPVTTGTGDASTPAPLASSPGGAAAPNREPGGGNLRQDTKPVRFGNPETVCQSLHSPTRPVSTEHERVYLERRFNLGSPISAESFPTPAALSSLDHLLFAPVDLKIDTSTSRSGTSTTGSSSASENTTKRPSSDTERKGKPSKKPKAIRKLQFEDEVTTSPVLGLKIKEGPLDQNPRPQPGSGDRPLGEFVCQLCREAYADPFALAQHKCSRIVRVEYRCPECDKVFSCPANLASHRRWHKPKQQNTLANNPESTRTQDKNPESTRTQEKNPESTRTQDKTNPEESDRDTPSPGASDSGSDDGLYDCQHCAKKFKRQAYLKKHILSHHSASASQDNHDAYSPSQKDGRPKQVAEPSPSPAPLTLSAPDGHLCPVCGETFPSRVGQERHVRLQHSSHVYPCKYCPAMFYSSPGLTRHINKCHPSENRQVILLQMPVRPAC, from the coding sequence ATGCCGAGAGGATTTTTAGTGAAGAGAAATAAGAGAGCGACACCTGTTTCGTATCGGATCCGCTGCGAGGAGGATGAGCAGGTACCGCATCCTGTCACGACCGGTACCGGCGATGCGTCCACACCCGCGCCTCTCGCATCCAGCCCGGGTGGCGCTGCAGCCCCAAACAGGGAGCCGGGCGGGGGAAACCTGAGACAGGATACAAAACCGGTGCGATTCGGAAATCCCGAGACCGTGTGCCAGTCGCTCCACAGCCCCACACGACCCGTCAGTACCGAACACGAGCGGGTTTATCTGGAGAGACGTTTCAATCTCGGTTCGCCGATATCCGCGGAATCTTTTCCGACGCCGGCCGCGCTCAGCAGCTTGGACCACCTCCTGTTCGCTCCAGTGGACCTCAAAATCGACACCAGCACCAGTCGGAGCGGGACCAGCACCACTGGGTCGTCAAGTGCCTCCGAGAACACAACCAAGAGACCGTCATCCGACACGGAGCGCAAAGGCAAGCCATCTAAAAAACCGAAAGCAATTCGGAAGCTACAGTTCGAGGACGAGGTCACGACGTCCCCCGTGCTTGGTTTAAAGATCAAGGAGGGTCCGCTGGACCAGAACCCGAGGCCACAGCCCGGCTCGGGGGACAGGCCGCTGGGCGAGTTCGTCTGTCAGCTGTGTAGGGAGGCGTACGCCGACCCGTTCGCCCTGGCGCAGCACAAGTGCTCCAGGATCGTCCGGGTGGAGTACAGGTGCCCCGAATGCGACAAGGTCTTCAGCTGCCCCGCAAATCTGGCGTCGCACAGGCGCTGGCACAAACCCAAGCAGCAGAACACCTTAGCAAACAACCCGGAGAGCACCAGGACGCAGGACAAGAACCCGGAGAGCACCAGGACGCAGGAGAAGAACCCCGAGAGCACCAGGACGCAGGACAAGACCAACCCGGAGGAGAGCGACAGGGACACACCCAGCCCCGGAGCGTCTGATTCTGGGTCGGATGACGGCCTGTACGACTGCCAGCACTGCGCAAAAAAGTTTAAACGCCAGGCGTATTTGAAGAAACATATTCTGTCTCACCACTCAGCGAGTGCAAGTCAGGACAACCACGATGCCTACTCTCCATCCCAGAAGGACGGGAGGCCGAAGCAGGTGGCCGAACCGAGCCCGAGCCCGGCACCCTTGACCCTGAGCGCCCCGGACGGTCACCTGTGTCCGGTCTGTGGGGAGACCTTCCCCAGCCGCGTGGGCCAGGAGAGACACGTGCGCCTCCAGCACTCCTCCCACGTCTACCCCTGCAAATACTGCCCTGCCATGTTCTACAGCTCCCCGGGACTAACCCGACACATCAACAAATGTCACCCGTCGGAGAACCGGCAGGTCATTCTGCTCCAGATGCCGGTCCGTCCAGCTTGTTAA